A stretch of Henckelia pumila isolate YLH828 chromosome 4, ASM3356847v2, whole genome shotgun sequence DNA encodes these proteins:
- the LOC140867585 gene encoding heat shock 70 kDa protein 18-like, which yields MLEAARLQKHGKDIRGSHRALSKLPTACERAKRVLSVAAFATVRVDSFVEGIDFESKVTHSTFEELNSELFKEFVSHVESCLNYKNMTKTMIDDIILIGGSSRIPKLKQLIQEFFEGRKLHGVRAPEDAIAHGAALHAAKLSKSSLVQEIDIVMEEIGDATRWLEEHKYDDDANTFMNKRRRLQTIWSPVMLKSD from the exons ATGTTGGAGGCTGCTCGACTG CAAAAACATGGAAAAGACATACGAGGAAGCCACAGGGCCTTGTCAAAGTTACCAACAGCCTGTGAGAGGGCAAAGAGGGTCCTCTCTGTTGCAGCTTTCGCCACTGTCAGAGTCGATTCCTTCGTGGAAGGAATCGACTTTGAATCAAAAGTTACACATTCGACATTTGAAGAATTGAATTCAGAGCTGTTCAAGGAATTCGTTTCACATGTTGAAAGCTGTTTGAACTATAAAAACATGACCAAGACGATGATCGACGATATCATTCTGATCGGTGGTTCAAGCCGGATACCCAAGTTGAAGCAGCTGATTCAAGAATTTTTTGAGGGAAGAAAATTGCACGGAGTACGTGCACCAGAGGATGCTATTGCTCATGGGGCTGCACTCCATGCTGCAAAGTTAAGCAAG TCGTCCTTGGTGCAAGAGATTGATATTGTTATGGAAGAGATAGGAGATGCAACAAGATGGCTGGAAGAACATAAATACGATGATGACGCAAACACATTCATGAATAAAAGAAGGCGCTTGCAGACTATATGGAGCCCAGTCATGCTGAAGAGTGATTGA
- the LOC140867552 gene encoding uncharacterized protein, with protein sequence MNEESVAAIGIASANPEIIIDSAKDTEIRIALNKKSGILNDFPEIEIDSSTMKDDAEFRIDTAILIDLGCSYSRVSVCLPDGGKLEIVPNVLGSTSTPCYVTFGENEYWVGEFDAALTNPKNTIFDSKRLMAESLMTLLYKMIGLLRWFQNQIMIIRR encoded by the exons ATGAATGAAGAAAGTGTAGCTGCAATTGGAATCGCCTCGGCCAATCCAGAGATTATAATCGATTCAGCCAAGGATACAGAGATCAGAATCGCCTTGAATAAAAAAAGTGGAATCTTGAATGACTTTCCAGAGATTGAAATCGATTCATCCACCATGAAGGACGATGCAGAGTTTCGAATCGACACGGCGATTTTAATCGATTTGGGCTGCTCTTATTCTCGTGTTTCTGTTTGTCTGCCCGATGGAGGAAAGTTGGAAATAGTGCCAAATGTTCTAGGGAGCACATCGACGCCTTGTTATGTTACCTTTGGAGAGAATGAGTATTGGGTTGGTGAATTTGATGCTGCGTTAACCAATCctaaaaatacaatttttg ATTCCAAAAGACTCATGGCAGAAAGTTTAATGACGTTGTTGTACAAGATGATCGGCCTTTTGAGGTGGTTCCAAAATCAGATTATGATAATAAGGCGATGA